The following coding sequences are from one Seonamhaeicola sp. ML3 window:
- a CDS encoding response regulator → MTEKIRILMIDDHPMIIEGYQNTLLFTKKEHQELLINIANNCDEAVKFMEKSINEERPYDMLFVDISLPPSKDGRMNSGEDLAEYARKILPNSKIVVLTMFNEPFRIHNIIKSINPEGFLIKSDLTSSELASAFQAVLNNPPFYSGTVNSFIRKTITSDIVIDEKNRKILHLLSQGVKTKNLATHLGISLSAVEKRKKQLKEIFSVEDGQDETLLSEARKRGFV, encoded by the coding sequence ATGACTGAAAAGATTAGAATTTTAATGATTGATGACCATCCAATGATAATTGAAGGTTATCAAAATACGCTTTTATTTACCAAAAAAGAGCATCAAGAGTTGTTGATTAACATAGCTAATAACTGCGATGAGGCCGTAAAGTTTATGGAAAAATCCATCAACGAAGAGCGACCGTACGATATGCTTTTTGTTGATATTAGTTTGCCCCCTTCTAAAGATGGAAGAATGAATTCTGGTGAAGATTTAGCAGAATATGCCAGGAAAATATTGCCTAATTCTAAAATAGTGGTTCTAACCATGTTTAACGAGCCCTTTAGAATACATAATATTATTAAAAGTATAAATCCTGAAGGCTTTCTAATAAAAAGTGATTTAACGTCCAGTGAGCTTGCCAGTGCATTTCAGGCTGTTTTGAATAATCCGCCTTTTTACAGCGGTACTGTCAATAGTTTTATTAGAAAAACGATAACTAGTGATATTGTTATCGATGAGAAAAACCGAAAGATTCTACATCTACTATCACAAGGCGTAAAAACTAAGAATTTAGCCACACATTTAGGGATTTCACTTAGTGCTGTAGAAAAAAGAAAAAAGCAACTCAAAGAGATTTTTTCAGTTGAAGATGGTCAAGACGAAACTTTACTTAGCGAAGCCCGTAAAAGAGGCTTTGTATAG
- a CDS encoding DUF456 domain-containing protein, with amino-acid sequence MDIFLIIISVLLMVLGIIGSFLPVLPGPLTSWIGLLTLHLSKSVPMDKTFLAITLVVAILIWLLDYIIPAIGTKRFGGSKYGMIGTSIGLIVGLIAPIPFGIIIGPFIGAYLGELINKNDSKTAMKAAFGSFIGFVTSTLLKFIVALIYFGLFLDILWTYKDTIFTF; translated from the coding sequence ATGGATATATTTTTAATTATTATTTCAGTGCTACTAATGGTTTTAGGAATTATTGGTAGTTTTTTACCAGTACTTCCAGGCCCTTTAACCAGTTGGATAGGCCTATTAACTTTACATTTATCGAAATCGGTTCCCATGGATAAAACCTTTTTAGCAATTACTCTGGTTGTTGCTATTTTAATTTGGCTCTTAGACTATATCATCCCTGCTATTGGCACCAAACGCTTTGGGGGATCTAAATACGGTATGATAGGAACATCTATAGGTCTAATAGTAGGACTTATTGCACCTATCCCTTTTGGGATAATTATAGGTCCGTTTATAGGCGCCTATTTGGGTGAGCTTATAAATAAGAATGATTCTAAAACTGCCATGAAAGCAGCCTTTGGATCTTTTATTGGTTTTGTTACCTCTACCCTTTTAAAATTTATAGTGGCTTTAATTTATTTTGGACTGTTCCTAGATATATTATGGACCTATAAAGACACAATCTTTACTTTTTAA
- a CDS encoding glycosyltransferase, with amino-acid sequence MLLLSAIVVLAYSLLIGSFVWGFDKVNVFKLAESPPKTSFSVVIPFRNEAENLPGLLESISKLKYPKHKFEIIFVDDDSNDGSTEIIERFFLKFRDDNTKDFDCTQPDVRVIKNERTSNSPKKDAITTAVKQAKNEWIMTTDADCILPEFWLNSFDAFIQKKHPKCIAGPVTYQSARTFFEKFQLLDFLSLQGATIGGFGLKKPFMCNGANFAYQKSLFKALNGFDGNSNIASGDDVFFLEKVATTYPKDLNYLKCEQAVVVTKPQPTWSSLIQQRIRWASKASGYKNTFGKLTGLIVLMANALILVLGLLCGLDLFEFKILFYFLMMKFVIDAILIYKSAIFFNKKEALLSYLSAFLVYPFFSVYVALLSMFKTYKWKNRNFRK; translated from the coding sequence ATGCTGTTATTGAGCGCTATAGTAGTCTTGGCTTACTCCCTTTTAATAGGAAGCTTTGTATGGGGATTTGACAAAGTCAACGTTTTTAAACTAGCGGAATCTCCTCCTAAAACTAGCTTTTCTGTAGTTATTCCTTTTAGAAATGAAGCCGAAAATTTACCAGGCTTGCTCGAGTCGATTTCAAAATTAAAATATCCCAAACATAAATTCGAAATTATTTTTGTTGATGACGATTCTAATGATGGTTCTACTGAAATCATTGAAAGATTCTTTTTAAAATTTCGGGATGATAACACAAAAGATTTCGACTGCACTCAACCTGACGTCAGGGTGATTAAAAATGAAAGAACATCTAATTCCCCAAAAAAGGATGCTATTACCACGGCCGTGAAACAAGCCAAGAATGAATGGATAATGACCACCGATGCCGATTGTATATTACCTGAATTCTGGTTGAATAGTTTCGATGCATTCATTCAAAAAAAACACCCTAAATGTATTGCTGGCCCAGTTACTTATCAATCAGCCCGTACTTTTTTTGAAAAATTTCAGCTATTGGATTTTCTTAGTCTTCAAGGGGCTACTATTGGTGGATTCGGACTCAAAAAACCTTTTATGTGTAATGGTGCTAATTTTGCATACCAAAAATCGCTTTTTAAAGCACTCAATGGCTTTGACGGCAACTCGAATATAGCGAGTGGTGATGACGTTTTCTTTTTAGAAAAAGTAGCAACTACGTACCCAAAAGATTTAAATTACCTAAAATGCGAACAAGCTGTAGTAGTCACAAAACCTCAACCTACTTGGAGTTCATTAATACAACAGCGAATAAGATGGGCTTCTAAAGCAAGTGGCTATAAAAACACATTTGGCAAATTAACAGGATTGATTGTTTTAATGGCTAACGCTTTAATTTTAGTATTAGGACTGCTCTGTGGGTTAGACTTATTCGAGTTTAAAATCCTATTTTATTTTTTGATGATGAAATTCGTGATAGATGCTATACTAATTTATAAATCGGCTATATTCTTCAACAAAAAAGAAGCTCTGTTAAGTTACTTAAGCGCTTTTTTAGTATATCCTTTTTTTAGTGTCTATGTTGCTTTATTATCCATGTTCAAGACCTACAAGTGGAAAAACAGGAACTTTAGAAAATAA
- a CDS encoding lysylphosphatidylglycerol synthase domain-containing protein: MNRSNSYKSKQFFFVLIKLSIVVWAFYFIINKLANNSELRFSDFINYLSKKNIFFLKNGCLLLLLSIANWFLEILKWQILASVVEKIRFKNAMAQSLGALTASIITPNRIGEYGAKAIFYPKGSRKRIMLLNLVGNLSQMLATIIFGVIGLSLFISNYNINLDYTTFYKVLVITLLIIAIIGFGIKKSKFTVKGFSMEKIRHSLINLSKKVLLKTLLLSILRYVIFSFQFYFFLHIFNVEMGYLNAMTIISSMYLLASVIPSITIFDVVIKGSVALFLFSFANVEGLTILSITTLMWIFNFVIPSLFGSYYVLNFKLPKAV, translated from the coding sequence ATGAACCGCTCGAACTCTTACAAATCTAAGCAATTCTTTTTTGTGCTTATTAAGTTAAGTATTGTTGTATGGGCATTTTACTTTATAATAAATAAACTAGCCAACAACTCTGAATTACGTTTTTCGGATTTCATTAATTATTTATCTAAAAAGAATATTTTTTTCTTAAAAAACGGCTGCTTATTACTCCTCTTAAGTATTGCAAATTGGTTTTTAGAGATTTTAAAATGGCAAATATTAGCTTCGGTTGTGGAAAAAATAAGATTCAAAAATGCTATGGCGCAAAGTTTAGGGGCTTTAACTGCATCGATAATAACACCCAACAGAATTGGCGAATACGGTGCAAAAGCTATTTTTTACCCAAAAGGTTCAAGAAAACGAATTATGCTCCTCAACCTAGTAGGTAACCTATCGCAAATGTTGGCTACTATTATTTTTGGTGTTATTGGTTTATCTCTGTTCATTTCCAACTATAACATTAATCTTGACTACACTACATTTTATAAAGTTTTAGTCATTACACTTCTAATTATTGCTATTATTGGTTTTGGTATTAAAAAAAGTAAGTTTACCGTTAAAGGGTTTTCAATGGAAAAGATTAGACACTCACTAATAAACTTATCTAAAAAGGTACTCCTTAAAACGCTTTTATTGTCTATTTTACGTTATGTAATCTTCTCATTTCAATTCTATTTTTTTCTACATATTTTCAATGTAGAAATGGGTTATTTAAATGCCATGACCATAATTTCCTCAATGTACTTACTAGCTTCGGTAATCCCGTCTATTACCATTTTTGATGTGGTTATAAAAGGAAGTGTGGCCCTATTTCTCTTTTCATTTGCTAATGTAGAGGGGCTGACAATTTTAAGCATTACTACGCTTATGTGGATTTTCAATTTTGTGATCCCCAGTTTGTTTGGCAGTTACTACGTTCTTAATTTCAAACTACCAAAAGCCGTCTAA
- a CDS encoding cell envelope biogenesis protein OmpA: MVLGFRIYKALFGLLCSLMFVNNVLSQEGTSMIKAQFALGINNPSSNGFVGSFEGKPVNFPTVDLGVQYMFKPKLGAKLSYSFSRIKNATNTERFKLNYSRVNALFVVDANNVLSFLPPRMGVFLHLGPGYTMVKPLDNYTQNKVSFINLLLGAQLHYGLSDTLSVFTDISYTSGFGKDFSPVESGFGSFNGNVLSITFGASVSLSGCYFCNQ, from the coding sequence ATGGTATTAGGTTTTAGAATTTATAAAGCATTATTTGGTTTATTATGTTCTTTAATGTTTGTAAATAATGTTCTGTCTCAAGAAGGGACTAGTATGATTAAAGCCCAATTCGCTTTGGGTATTAATAACCCGTCCAGTAATGGGTTTGTGGGGAGTTTTGAGGGAAAACCTGTAAATTTTCCAACTGTAGATTTAGGTGTGCAGTATATGTTCAAGCCAAAGTTAGGAGCTAAATTAAGTTATAGTTTCAGCCGGATAAAAAATGCAACGAATACAGAGCGTTTTAAATTAAATTACTCAAGGGTTAATGCCTTATTTGTTGTTGATGCCAATAATGTTTTAAGTTTTTTACCACCCAGAATGGGCGTTTTTTTGCATTTAGGACCTGGATACACTATGGTAAAGCCTCTTGACAACTATACCCAAAATAAAGTGTCTTTTATTAACTTGTTGTTAGGAGCACAGTTGCATTACGGGCTTTCGGATACCTTATCGGTTTTCACGGATATATCTTATACAAGTGGTTTTGGAAAAGACTTTAGTCCTGTAGAAAGCGGGTTTGGGTCATTCAATGGGAACGTTTTATCTATTACCTTTGGTGCTTCCGTTTCACTAAGTGGATGTTATTTTTGCAATCAATA